In Comamonas koreensis, the genomic stretch CGACATGATCTTGATACCTTGAGCGCCCAGACGCATCGCATTCTGCATCGCACGCTTCATGGCGCGACGGAACTGGATACGCTTTTCGAGCTGCTGGGTGATCGAGTCAGCGATCAGCTGGGCATCGATTTCAGGCTTGCGCACTTCTTCGATGTTCACAGCCACTGGCACGCCCAGGCGAGCAGCGAGTTCCTTCTTCAGGGCCTCGATGTCTTCACCCTTCTTGCCGATCACCACACCAGGACGCGCCGAGTAAATGGTGATGCGGGCGTTCTTGGCAGGACGCTCGATCAGAACGCGTGCCACGGCAGCGTTCTTCAGCTTCTCTTTCAGGTACTCACGAACCTTGATGTCTTCGGCCAGCATGCCGGCGAAATCACGGTTGCTTGCGTACCAGCGGCTAGACCAGTTACGGCTGACCGCCAGACGGAAGCCGGTAGGATGGATTTTTTGTCCCATGTTCTTCCTTTAGGCCTCAGTTACCCACGGTCACATAAATGTGGCAGGTAGGCTTGCTGATGCGGTTGCCGCGGCCCTTGGCGCGAGCGGTAAAACGCTTGAGCGTGGTGCCTTGCTCGACGAAGATGGTCTTGACCTTCAATTCGTCGATGTCAGCGCCGTCGTTGTGCTCAGCGTTGGCGATAGCGGACTCCAGAACCTTCTTGACGATCACGGCAGCTTTTTTCTGCGTGAATTCGAGAATGTTCAGAGCTTGGTCAACCTTCTTGCCGCGAATCAGATCCGCAACCAGACGGCCTTTGTCAACCGACAGGCGAACGCCGCGGAGGACTGCACGTGTTTCAGACATGGTCTACTCCTTATCGTTTCGCTTTTTTATCAGCGGGGTGACCCTTGAAGGTGCGCGTCAGGGCGAATTCGCCGAGCTTGTGGCCCACCATCTGGTCGGTTACATATACCGGTACGTGTTGCTTGCCGTTGTGCACGGCGATGGTCAGACCGATGAAATCGGGCAGAACCATGGAGCGACGCGACCAGGTCTTCACTGGTTTCTTGTCCTTGGTGGCGATGGCCTTTTCGACCTTTGCCAGCAAGTGATGGTCAACAAACGGACCCTTTTTAAGAGAACGAGTCATTTGCTACCCCTTACTTCTTACGGCGCGACACGATCATGGTCTGTGTGCGCTTGTTGTTACGGGTACGGTAGCCCTTCGTCAGATTGCCCCATGGGTCAACTGCGTGACGGCCTTCACCGGTCTTGCCTTCACCACCACCGTGTGGGTGATCGACAGGGTTCATCACCACACCGCGGACGGTAGGACGAATACCCATCCAACGCTTGACACCGGCCTTGCCCAGTTGGCGCAGGCTGTGTTCTTCGTTGGCGACTTCACCGATGGTTGCACGGCATTCGATATGGATCTTGCGAACTTCGCCCGAACGCATACGCACTTGGGCGTAAACGCCTTCGCGAGCCAGCAGGGTAGCCGAGGTACCAGCGGAACGGGCGATTTGTGCGCCAGCGCCGATCTTCAGCTCGATGCAGTGAATGGTCGAACCCACAGGGATGTTGCGGATCGGCAGGGTGTTACCCACGCGGATCGGTGCTTCAGAGCCACTGATGATGGTTGCGCCCACTTCCAGGTTACGCGGAGCGATCACATAACGACGCTCGCCGTCTGCGTAGCACACCAGAGCGATGTGAGCGGTACGGTTTGGATCGTATTCAATGCGTTCCACCTTGGCGGGGATGCCGTCCTTGGTGCGCTTGAAGTCCACCACACGGTAGTGGTGCTTGTGACCACCGCCCTTGTGACGGGTAGTGATGTGACCGTTGTTGTTGCGGCCTGCCTTTTGGAACTGAGGTTCCAGCAGAGGAGCGAAACCTTCGCCCTTGTGCAGATGGCCACGGGTCACCTTCACCACATGGCGTTGGCCGGGCGAAGTTGGTTTGAGCTTAATAACAGCCATGATTACGCAGCCTCCCCAGAGAGGTTCAGCTCTTGACCTGGCTTGAGCAGCACATAAGCCTTGCGCACGTTGTCGCGGCGGCCGATGGTCTTGCCAAAGCGCTTGGTCTTGCCCTTGGTGTTCACCACAGACACGCCCTTCACTTCGACCTTGAACAGCAGCTCAACAGCGGCCTTGATCTCGGGCTTGGTGGCGTTCTGCAGCACCTTGAATGTCACAGCGTTGGACTTTTCAGCAACCAGCGTGGCCTTTTCGGACACGATAGGAGCAACCAGCACTTGCATCAGACGACCTTCGTCGAACTTGCGTTCGGCGGGAGTAGGGTTCACACGGCTCATGCGAACATCTCCTTGAGTTTGTCGAGAGCGCCCTTGGTAACGAGCACTTTCTTGAATTGCACCAGCGACACTGGATCAGCGTAACGTGGCTCAACCACGAACACATTCTTCAGATTGCGCGAAGCGAGGTACAGGTTTTCGTCCACTTCGTCGGCGATCACCATCACCGAGTCCAGGTTCATGGACTTGAACTTGTCAGCCAGTACCTTGGTCTTGGGCGAATCAACCGTCAGCGAATCAACCACAGCCAGGCGGCCTTCACGGGCCAGCTGCGAGAAGATGGATGCCATACCGGCGCGGTACATCTTCTTGTTGATCTTCTGCGTGAAGTTTTCATCAGGCAGATTCGGGAAGATGCGACCGCCGCCACGCCACAGAGGCGAAGACGACATACCAGCACGTGCACGGCCAGTACCCTTTTGTTTGAAAGGCTTGGCGGTGGTGTGACGGACCTGTTCGCGGTCCTTTTGAGCGCGTGTGCCTTGACGGCCGTTGGCGCGGTAAGCAACGATGATCTGGTGAATCAGGTCTTCATTGAAATCGCGACCAAACACGGTCTCAGGAGCGTCCACTTGGGAGGCTGCCTTACCTTGTTCGTTCAGGAGTTCGAGCTTCATTAGTTCGCTCCTTTAGCGGCTGCCTTGACAGCAGGACGCACGGTCACGAAGCCATTCTTCGAACCGGGGATTGCGCCCTTGATCAGCAGCAGTTGACGGGCTTCGTCGATACGAACCACGTCGAGATTCTGGGTAGTCACGGTCTCATCGCCCATGTGACCGGTCATGCGCTTACCGGGGAACACGCGACCTGGGTCTTGTGCCATACCGATCGAGCCGGGAACATTGTGCGAACGGCTGTTACCGTGAGAAGCACGTTGCGACTTGAAGTTGTGACGCTTGATGGTACCGGCGTAGCCCTTACCGATCGAGGTACCTTGCACGTCGACCTTTTGGCCCACTGCGAAGATCTCGGTCACTGGCAAGGATGCACCTGCGGCGTACTTGCCGGCGGTGTCAGCTTCAACGCGGAATTCCTGGGTGATTTCACCAGCTTCCACGCCTGCCTTGGCCAGGTGGCCAGCGGCTGGCTTGGTCACGCGCGAAGCGCGGCGTTGACCAAAAGTGACCTGCAGGGCCACGTAGCCGTCGTTCTCTTGGGTTTTGACCTGGGTCACGCGGTTGTTAGACACATCCACCACGGTGACAGGCACTGCATCGCCGTCATCCGTGAACAGGCGCATCATGCCTACCTTACGGCCCAGCAACCCGAGGGAGTTGCTTTGACTCATTTGTTGCTCCAAAACTTCCGCCACCGAAACTGCAATTGGCTCGGTGTTGCCCCTGGGTTTGACGCCACAGGCACGAAAGAAGGTTAATAAAAACTTCGCCTCTTACCACCAAAATGCCAGGCACATTGGATGTATAGATCACGAAGCCATAAATTCTAACGCGAACTTCCCAAATAGGCAAGTTCGCGTTAGAAAGGACAAGCAGCCACACCGGCAGGTGTGGCTTTCAGGCCTTATTGCAGTTTGATTTCGACGTCCACGCCGGCAGCCAGGTCCAGCTTCATCAGCGCGTCAACGGTCTTGTCGGTAGGATCGACAATGTCCATCAGGCGTTGGTGGGTGCGGATTTCCAGCTGGTCACGCGAAGTCTTGTTCACGTGGGGCGAACGCAGAATGTCAAAACGCTTCATGCGGGTTGGCAGTGGCACTGGACCCTTGACAATCGCGCCGGTGCGCTTGGCGGTTTCAACGATTTCAGCAGCGGACTGGTCGATCAACTTGTAATCGAAAGCCTTCAGGCGGATGCGGATTTTTTGCTTGGACATGGTTAATTCCCAGTTGTGCTAAGAATTAAGCAATGATCTTGGCAACCACGCCAGCGCCCACGGTACGGCCGCCTTCGCGAATAGCGAAACGCAGACCTTCTTCCATAGCGATGGGGTTGATCAGCTTGACGGTGATCGACACGTTATCGCCAGGCATCACCATTTCCTTGTCAGCTGGCAGCTCGATGGCGCCGGTCACGTCCGTGGTACGGAAGTAGAACTGAGGACGGTAGTTGTTGAAGAAAGGGGTGTGGCGGCCGCCTTCGTCCTTGCTCAGCACATACACTTCAGCGGTGAAGTGGGTGTGTGGCTTGATCGAGTTAGGCTTGCACAGCACTTGGCCACGCTCCACGTCTTCACGCTTGGTGCCGCGCAGCAGCAGGCCAACGTTGTCACCAGCTTGACCTTGGTCCAGCAGCTTGCGGAACATTTCCACGCCGGTCACGGTGGTCTTGACGGTATCCTTGATACCGACGATTTCGATTTCTTCGCCGACCTTGATGATACCGCGCTCGATACGGCCGGTCACCACGGTACCACGACCGGAGATGGAGAACACGTCTTCCACGGGCATCAGGAAAGCACCGTCCACAGCGCGCTCTGGCGTTGGGATGTAGGTGTCCAGCGCTTCAGCCAGACGCAGGATAGCGGGTTCACCCTTGTCGGATTGGTCGCCTTCCAGAGCCAGCTTAGCCGAGCCGCGGATGATGGGGGTGTCGTCACCTGGGAAATCGTACTTGTCCAGCAGTTCGCGGACTTCCATTTCCACCAGCTCCAGCAGCTCTTCGTCATCCACCATGTCGCACTTGTTCAGGAACACGATGATGTAAGGCACGCCCACCTGGCGAGCCAGCAGGATGTGTTCACGGGTCTGGGGCATGGGGCCGTCAGCAGCCGAGCAAACCAGAATAGCGCCGTCCATCTGGGCAGCGCCGGTGATCATGTTCTTCACATAGTCGGCGTGACCTGGGCAGTCCACGTGAGCGTAGTGGCGGTTAGCCGTTTCGTACTCAACGTGTGCGGTATTGATGGTGATGCCGCGTGCCTTTTCTTCAGGAGCAGCGTCGATTTCGTCGTACTTCTTGGCTTCGCCGCCGAACTTGGCAGACAGCACGGTTGCGATAGCAGCCGTCAGCGTGGTCTTGCCGTGGTCCACGTGACCAATGGTGCCCACGTTGACGTGCGGCTTGGTCCGTTCGAATTTACCTTTTGCCATGAGAATTCTCCAAATAAAGAGCAAAACCTGTGTTGGGTTTAACGTCTACACCGAATTGCTGGGTCGCTTCGCACAGGAAACAAAGCGGCACCCGGTCGTAGACAAAAAAGCGATCCGCACCTGGCAAGCCAGGTGCGGGCGCATATTTTAGGCCTTTGCGCGGGAAGCGACAATAGCCTCGGCCACATTACGTGGGGCTTCAGCGTAGTGCTTGAACTCCATCGTGTACGTAGCGCGGCCTTGCGTTTGCGAACGCAGCGACGTGGCGTAGCCGAACATTTCGGACAGTGGCACTTCTGCCTTGATGGCCTTGCCGCCACCGACCATGTCGTCCATGCCCTGCACCATACCGCGGCGGGAAGACAAGTCACCCATCACGGTACCGGCGTAGTCTTCAGGCGTTTCCACTTCCACGGCCATCATGGGCTCGAGGATCACGGGGCTGGCCTTGCGAGCAGCTTCCTTGAAACCGAAGATAGCGGCCATCTTGAACGCCATTTCGTTCGAGTCCACATCGTGGTACGAACCGAAGGTCAGCGTCACTTTGACGTCCACCACAGGGTAGCCAGCCAGCACGCCGGAGGTCAGCGCTTCGATCACGCCCTTTTCCACCGCAGGGATGTATTCGCGAGGAACCACACCGCCCTTGATGGCGTCGACGAACTCGAAGCCCTTGCCTGGCTCTTGCGGCTCAACCGTGAACACCACGTGACCGTACTGGCCCTTACCGCCGGACTGGCGAACGAACTTGCCGTCCACGTCCACCACCTTTTGGCGAATCGTTTCGCGGTAGGCCACTTGGGGCTTGCCCACGTTGGCTTCCACGTTGAATTCACGCTTCATGCGGTCAACGATAATTTCCAGGTGCAGCTCGCCCATACCGGCGATGATGGTCTGACCCGATTCTTCGTCGGAGCGCACGCGGAACGATGGATCTTCTGCAGCCAGACGCGACAGAGCGATACCCATCTTTTCCTGGTCGGCCTTCGACTTGGGTTCCACAGCCTGTGCAATCACGGGCTCTGGGAACACCATGCGTTCGAGCACGATAGGCGAAGCCACGTCGCACAGGGTTTCACCGGTGGTCACGTCCTTCAGGCCCACGCAAGCGGCGATGTCACCGGCGCGGATTTCGTCCACTTCGATACGGTCGTTCGCCATCATCTGCACGATACGGCCGATACGCTCTTTCTTGCCCTTGACCGAGTTGTACACGGTGTCGCCCTTGGACAGAACGCCGGAGTACACACGCACGAAGGTCAACTGGCCCACGAACGGGTCGGTCATCAGCTTGAACGCCAGAGCGGAGAACTTTTCGCCGTCGTCCGCCTTGCGGGTCAGCTTCTTTTCTTCGTCTTCTGGGTCGGTACCAGCCACGTCAGGGATGTCCACTGGCGAAGGCAGGTAGTCGATCACGGCGTCCAGCATGCGCTGCACACCCTTGTTCTTGAACGCGGTGCCGCACAGCATAGGCTGGATTTCGGTCGACAGCGTGCGGGCACGGATACCGGCCTTCACTTCTTCTTCCGACAAGGTACCTTCTTCCAGGTACTTGTTCATCAGCTCTTCCGACGCTTCGGCAGCCGATTCCACCAGGTTTTCACGCCACTTGTTGGCGGTCTCGACCAGGTCTGCAGGAATGTCAGCGTATTCGAACTTCATGCCCTGGGACGCTTCGTCCCAGATGATGGCCTTCATCTTGACCAGATCGACCACGCCGGTGAAGTTGTCTTCAGCGCCGATTGGGATCACCACGGGCACGGGGTTGGCCTTCAGGCGCAGCTTCATCTGGTCGTAGACCTTGTAGAAGTTGGCACCGGTACGGTCCATCTTGTTCACAAAGGCCAGACGTGGCACCTTGTACTTGTTGGCCTGACGCCACACGGTTTCGGACTGGGGCTGCACGCCACCCACAGCGCAGTACACCATGCAAGCACCGTCGAGCACGCGCATGGAACGTTCCACTTCAATCGTGAAGTCCACGTGGCCGGGGGTGTCGATGATGTTGAAGCGGTGTTCTGGGTAGGACATGTCCATACCCTTCCAGAAGCAGGTCACTGCAGCGGAAGTGATGGTAATGCCACGCTCTTGCTCTTGCTCCATCCAGTCGGTGGTAGCAGCGCCGTCGTGCACTTCGCCCAGCTTGTGGGTCACGCCGGTGTAAAACAGGATACGTTCGGTCGTGGTGGTTTTACCTGCGTCGATGTGCGCAGAAATACCGATATTGCGGTAGCGCTCGATGGGGGTCTTGCGAGCCATGGTTGATCCTTTGTTGATCAGTAAGTGTGGAGGCGATGCGGACTGGCGGATTGCGCAGGCATCAGCCTACGATGTGAGGGCAGTCTCAATCCGAGCAAGGCCGCAGGCAAAAATTGTTGCATGCGGCCTTTGCAATATCGAGACAGATCTCGCGCAGCTTAGAAGCGGAAGTGGCTGAATGCCTTGTTGGCTTCGGCCATACGGTGCACTTCGTCACGACGCTTCATCGCGCCGCCACGGCCTTCGGTGGCTTCCAGCAGTTCGTTGGCCAGGCGTTGGGCCATGGACTTTTCACCGCGCTTGCGAGCAGCTTCCTTGATCCAGCGCATGGACAGAGCCAGACGACGGACAGGACGCACTTCCACTGGCACCTGGTAGTTGGCACCGCCAACACGGCGGGACTTCACTTCGACCATGGGCTTGACGTTGTTGATGGCAACAACGAAAGCTTCCAGCGGGTCTTTATCAGGGTGCTTCTTCTCGATCAGTTCCAGAGCGCCGTAAATGATGCGCTCAGCAACTGCCTTCTTGCCGCCTTCCATGATCACGTTCATGAATTTGGACAGCTCTACATTGCCGAACTTTGGATCCGGCAGAATTTCACGTTTGGGGACTTCGCGACGACGTGGCATTTCTTTACCTCTATCTTTGCTTCAGTTGGCATCTTTTCAGACACCGCGAGAGCCAATCAAGGACTCCCACTTACTCGACCCACACAAAACACTTGCGCTTGGGGTCACTACGCTGAATCTCGCGCCACGCGGGACACAGCACCTTTGTATTCGTTCAAAAAACCAGGGCTTACTTGGCCTTAGGCTTCTTGGCACCGTACTTCGAACGGGACTGCTTACGGTCCTTGACGCCTTGCAGGTCAAGCGAACCGCGCACGATGTGGTAACGCACACCTGGCAAGTCCTTCACACGGCCACCGCGCACCAGCACAACGCTGTGCTCTTGCAGGTTGTGGCCTTCACCGCCGATGTACGAAATGACTTCGAAACCGTTGGTCAGACGAACCTTGGCCACCTTACGCAAAGCCGAGTTAGGCTTCTTAGGCGTCGTGGTGTACACACGGGTGCACACGCCGCGGCGCTGGGGGCAGTTTTCCATAGCAGGGCTCTTGGATTTAACAACTTCTACCGTGCGGCCCTGACGCACGAGTTGGTTAATGGTTGGCATTAATAAACGTCCCTAAACGTGAAATTACCGTGAACTTACCGTGATTTGCTGCCAGCCCCTTGCCCCAAAGGCAAAGACGGCAGCCCCTTCGGAAATTCCGAAAAGCCCTCTAATGTACCACCTGACTCCAAATTGAGCAAATGGTTTGGACCCAGGGCCACTGCCCGGTGGCCGCCATCGGGGCACTTTCTTCAGGCAGCGCCCAACAGCTCTGCTTTAGCTGCTCTCATTTTTGCAAGCACAGAAACCACAAAGCGTGCCAGGGGCACGCTTTGCAGAGGGGTGGACTGGGCGTCTGCCGGGCCTTAGAACCTGTTCAAAGTCTCCTCGCGCCGCGACAGTGTCTTTGCGGGATGGGATGCTAGGGGGGGGCGCCCAGCCGCGCAATACCGCAGCAATAGCCCGGCTATTGCGAGGATTTGCAACGACGCAGACCGCCCCTGCCCGGGCGGCCCTAGCCGGGCGCCCCTTCCCGGGCAGCGCAAAGCCACTGTCCCTAAGGGTTGGAGTGAAATCGGGCGATTTCTGCGCGCTGGCCCTTGCTTGCACCCCGGTGCAAGCTGCGTTCCATCCCTTCGAACTCATCCCGATTGCACTCCAACGCGGCTGCGTAGAGACTTTGAACAGGTTCTTATAGGGCCGGCATCAGCACCGCTTTACTTGATCCACAGACGGATCGCATCCCAGGCGCGGCCAAAGATGCCCGCTTCTGCGACATCGTCGAGCGCCACCAGCGGCACCTCGGCCACTGGCTGGCCGCCTGCCATCACCTTCAAGGTGCCCAGCTTCTGGCCCTTGGTGAAGGGCGCAATCAGCGGCTCCTGGCTCACCACCTGGGTTTCGAGCTTGCCGCCGGTGCCCGCTGGCACATTCACGACGATGGGCGCCACGCTGCCGATCTTGACGGTGTCCTGCGCGCCCTTCCAGGCCTTGGGGGTCGCCACGGCCTGGCCGCCATCGAACAGCTTGACGGTGTCGAATGCGGTATAGCCCCAGTTCAATAGCTTCTGGCTTTCGTTGGCGCGGTCCTTGTCGCTGGCCGCTCCCAGCAGGATGGAGATCAGGCGGCGCTCGCCCGCATTGGGTACCTGGCGCTTGGCCGTAGAGACCAGGCAATAGCCGGCGGCATTGGTGTGGCCGGTCTTGAGGCCGTCCACCGTCGGGTCGCGGAACAACAAAGTATTACGATTGGTGCCGTTGGACTTGGGCGTGCCGGGGTAGAACCACTGCTTGGTCGCGTAGTAGTGCATGTACTCCGGGAAGTCCTTGATCAGGCGGTTGGCCAGAATGCTCAGGTCCTTGGCGGTCGTCGTGTGGCCCGGCTCGGTCAGGCCTTCGGGGTTCTTGTAGACCGTGTTGGTCATGCCCAGCGCCTTGGCCTGCTCGTTCATCAGGCGCACAAAGTTCTCGGCCGTGCCACCCACCGCTTCGGCCAGCGCCATCGTCGCGTCGTTGCCGGACTGCACAATCATGCCGTGCAGCAGGTCATCCACCTTCACCTGCATCTTGGGGTCGATGAACATGCGCGAGCCGGGCATCTTCCAGGCGCGCTCGCTCACCGGCATGGTCTGCTCCAGGCTGATCTTCTTGTTGCGCAGCGCATCGAACACCACATAACCCGTCATCAGCTTGGTGAGCGAGGCCTGCTCGACCGGCGCATCCACATCCTTGGCCGCCAGGATCTGGCCGGTGGTCACGTCAAACAACAGGTAGTTGCGCGCCGCGATCTCGGGCGGCTGGGGCGCTGCCAATTGGGCAAAGGCCAGGGTGGGCGCCAGCAGCGCTGCTGCAGCCCAGTTACGCAGGGTGGGCATCAAGCTCGATTTCATGTCGTTCAACTCTTAGAAACAAGTGCCTGCAGCGCAGGATGGCTGGCCGCAGGATATCAAAAACAATAGCAATACTACACCACCATCACAAGGCGGGGGCCAGCAGGTGGCGCGTGACCAGGCCTTTGAGCAGCGGTAATTGTCCGTGGAAAAAATGCCCGCCTCCGGGCACAACCGTAACCGGTAGTATCTGAGGCCGGGCCCAGTCCATCACCGCCGACAGCGGCACCGTGTCATCGGCCTCGCCATGCACCACCAAGGTGCGCTCATGGGCTTCGGGCGGCAAGGTCGCCACCGTAAAGCGCGATGCGGCCGTGCCCACGAACACCGCCTTGTCGATCTGGCGTTGGGGCCAAAGTTCCGCCAACGCATGGCTCATCACAAAGGAGCCAAAAGAAAAACCGGCCAGCGCCAGATTCCCCTGGGGCGCGAGCTGCTCGACCACGGCCAGAAAATCATCTCGCTCGCCGCGGCCTTCGTCATAGCTGCCTGCCGACTGGCCGACACCGCGAAAGTTGAAGCGCAGCGCCGTCCAGCCGCTCGCCACAAAGGCCCGCGCCAGGGTCTGCACCACCTTGTTGTCCATCGTGCCGGCAAACAGCGGATGGGGATGGGCAATGATGGCCGTGCCGCGCTGTGCGCCATCGGGGCTGGCGGCCAGATCACGGGCCACTTCCAGAATGCCGGCCGGCCCGTGGATGGTGAAACGTTCGGTTTGCGCGTTCATGCTGCGGTCTACTCCATGGCGGGCCACCCACCGCCTGCAGCGGCAGTGGCGCCCTGTGTCTGTGCGGAAAAAAATCGGGGGAGGGAAAAAGTACGCGCTCAGCGCCCCACGTCGGGCGGGGTCAGCAAGCGCTCGACCACCTTGCCGTTCTTCAGGTGCGACTCGACGATTTCATCGATATCGTCATTGTCGATATAGGTGTACCAGACGCCCTCGGGGTAGACCGCCATGATGGGGCCGCCTGCGCAGCGGTCCAGGCAGCCAGCCTTGTTGACGCGCACCTTGCCCGGCCCGCTCAAGCCTTCGGCTTTGACGCGGGCCTTGCAGTGGTCAAACATGTCCTTGGCGCCATGGTGGGCACAGCTGTCTTCACCGTTGACGCGGTCATTGAGGCAGAAGA encodes the following:
- a CDS encoding (2Fe-2S) ferredoxin domain-containing protein codes for the protein MSEQKPGNDGQYYQHHVFFCLNDRVNGEDSCAHHGAKDMFDHCKARVKAEGLSGPGKVRVNKAGCLDRCAGGPIMAVYPEGVWYTYIDNDDIDEIVESHLKNGKVVERLLTPPDVGR